A window of Callospermophilus lateralis isolate mCalLat2 chromosome 13, mCalLat2.hap1, whole genome shotgun sequence contains these coding sequences:
- the Tex50 gene encoding testis-expressed protein 50, translating to MASNGGVSLVLFLLLTCFFRESVCICDGTIWTKVGWEIFPEEVHYLKVKPSPAHCLPYPLDRLCCSFANMDLLQSCLHLTYIIAQALIVILSVLSGHYLWIKWKKHQKKLKKQASLDKSGNALESPSIYDIDQILCRLLATTSMMTKYLKQVSHHSSSKKVKHRELKRKKSAGGGGGGGGGGARGH from the exons ATGGCGTCTAATGGAGGAGTATCCCTGGTTCTTTTTCTGTTGCTTACCTGCTTCTTCAGGGAGAGTGTCTGCATTTGTGATGGAACAATCTGGACAAAGGTTGGATGGGAGATTTTTCCAGAAGAAGTGCACTATCTGAAAGTTAAGCCTTCTCCCGCTCACTGCCTACCCTACCCCCTGGACAGACTGTGCTGCAGCTTCGCTAACATGGATCTACTTCAGAGTTGTTTGCACCTCACTTATATCATAGCACAAGCTCTCATTGTAATCCTGTCCGTCTTATCTGGGCATTATCTGTGGATAAAATGGAAGAAACACCAAAAAAAG CTGAAAAAGCAAGCCTCCTTAGATAAATCTGGCAATGCTCTAGAAAGCCCATCCATCTATGACATTGACCAAATACTCTGCAGACTGCTGGCCACCACGTCAATGATGACCAAGTACCTGAAGCAGGTGTCCCACCATTCTTCCTCTAAGAAAGTTAAGCACCGCGAAttaaagaggaagaaaagtgcaggaggaggaggaggaggaggaggaggaggagccagaGGACACTAA